A single genomic interval of Parvularculales bacterium harbors:
- a CDS encoding NADH-quinone oxidoreductase subunit D produces MQDTEQRTFSINFGPQHPAAHGVLRLVMELDGEVVERIDPHIGLLHRGTEKLIEHKTYLQAVPYFDRLDYVAPMNQEHAFALATERLLGITPPPRGQYIRVLYSEIGRLLSHILNITTQALDVGSLTPPLWGFEEREKLMVFYERASGSRMHAAYVRPGGVHQDLPPDLLEDIYTFCDPCERTLDDIEELLTENRIFKQRNVDIGIVSAVEAEAWGFSGVMVRGSGLAWDLRRSQPYECYNELDFDVPVGKNGDCYDRYLVRVEECRQSLGIIKQCIEKMPGGPVTTQNGKIAPPSRSEMKQSMESLIHHFKLYTEGYHVPAGEVYAAVEAPKGEFGVYLVSDGTNKPYRCKIRAPGFAHLQAMDFLGKGHLLADVSAILGSLDIVFGEVDR; encoded by the coding sequence ATGCAAGATACGGAACAGCGTACGTTCAGCATTAATTTTGGGCCTCAGCATCCTGCGGCTCATGGCGTGTTGCGTCTGGTGATGGAGTTAGACGGCGAGGTTGTTGAGAGAATAGACCCTCATATTGGCCTATTGCACCGCGGTACAGAAAAACTGATTGAACATAAGACGTATCTTCAGGCAGTACCATATTTTGATCGGCTTGATTATGTGGCCCCCATGAATCAAGAGCATGCATTTGCATTGGCTACAGAGCGGTTGTTGGGTATAACGCCACCCCCGCGGGGACAATATATAAGGGTGTTGTATAGCGAGATAGGGCGCTTGTTGAGTCATATACTCAACATTACGACACAGGCGTTGGATGTGGGCTCTTTAACGCCGCCTCTATGGGGGTTTGAAGAGCGGGAAAAACTGATGGTATTTTACGAGCGTGCCAGTGGTTCCCGTATGCATGCAGCGTATGTTCGCCCGGGAGGTGTTCATCAGGATTTGCCGCCGGATTTACTAGAGGATATTTACACCTTTTGTGATCCTTGCGAGCGAACGTTAGATGACATTGAGGAATTGCTGACGGAGAACCGTATTTTCAAACAACGCAATGTGGATATTGGCATTGTCTCAGCGGTTGAAGCCGAAGCATGGGGTTTTTCAGGTGTCATGGTGCGGGGCTCCGGTTTGGCGTGGGATTTACGCCGCTCGCAACCTTATGAGTGCTATAATGAGTTGGATTTTGATGTTCCGGTCGGTAAAAACGGCGACTGTTACGACCGCTATCTTGTGCGTGTGGAGGAATGTCGTCAGTCTCTAGGTATTATAAAGCAATGTATAGAGAAAATGCCGGGAGGGCCAGTTACAACCCAAAACGGTAAAATTGCCCCTCCCTCCCGGTCTGAAATGAAGCAATCTATGGAATCTCTCATACATCACTTCAAATTATATACGGAGGGTTATCATGTACCTGCCGGTGAAGTGTATGCTGCTGTAGAAGCGCCTAAAGGAGAGTTTGGCGTTTATTTGGTATCAGATGGAACCAATAAACCCTACCGGTGTAAAATTCGTGCACCTGGGTTTGCCCATCTGCAGGCTATGGATTTTTTGGGTAAGGGGCATTTACTGGCGGATGTCTCTGCTATATTGGGATCTCTGGACATTGTGTTTGGTGAAGTGGACCGCTAA
- the nuoE gene encoding NADH-quinone oxidoreductase subunit NuoE, giving the protein MVVRRLDPVQPASFEFTPENKAWAKEQLDKYPKGRESSVVVPLLWRAQKQHRGWLSEPAIRYVAGFLSMSYIRVYEVATFYSMFSLSPVGEYFVQLCGTTPCWLRDTDTLKDACREVIGPERAVSADGKFSWLEVECLGACVNGPVVQINDDYYEDLDGKKLTDILVALRQGQAVEPGPQSGRHSSEPEPEEEKV; this is encoded by the coding sequence ATGGTTGTAAGGCGACTTGACCCTGTACAACCGGCAAGCTTTGAGTTTACGCCGGAAAATAAAGCATGGGCGAAAGAGCAATTAGATAAATATCCCAAGGGACGGGAGAGCAGTGTTGTTGTCCCTTTGTTATGGCGCGCTCAGAAACAACACAGAGGCTGGTTATCGGAACCTGCTATTCGTTATGTGGCTGGTTTTTTGTCTATGTCGTACATCAGGGTTTATGAGGTCGCAACTTTTTATAGCATGTTTAGTTTGTCACCTGTAGGCGAGTATTTTGTACAACTGTGTGGCACGACGCCGTGCTGGTTGCGGGATACGGACACATTAAAAGACGCATGCCGTGAGGTGATAGGTCCGGAAAGGGCCGTCTCGGCAGACGGTAAGTTTAGCTGGTTGGAAGTGGAGTGCTTAGGGGCCTGTGTTAATGGACCGGTGGTACAAATCAACGATGACTATTATGAAGATCTTGACGGCAAAAAACTCACTGACATCTTGGTAGCATTGAGGCAAGGACAGGCTGTAGAGCCCGGGCCGCAAAGTGGACGTCATTCTTCTGAACCGGAACCAGAAGAGGAAAAAGTTTAA
- the nuoF gene encoding NADH-quinone oxidoreductase subunit NuoF, with translation MLSQENRIFTNLYGFDDWGLKGAQARGDWDNTSYIVAMGSEQIIDAVKASGLRGRGGAGFPTGLKWSFMPKQTGERPHYLVVNADESEPGTCKDRDIMRHEPHKLIEGCLIAGATMNAHTGYIYIRGEFVREREILEAAIAQAYEAGLLGVNAAESGFHFDLYVHHGAGAYICGEETALLESLEGKKGMPRMKPPFPANVGLYGCPTTVNNVESIAVVPTILRRGSEWFASLGRPNNTGTKIFCISGHVNRPCNVEEEMGIPLKLLIEEHAGGVRGGWDNLLAVIPGGSSVPLLPKSICDHVYMDFDSLSDVQSGLGTAAVIVMDKSTDIIKAVARLAAFYKHESCGQCTPCREGTGWMWRVLERMVRGKASASEIDLLLDVTYQVEGHTICALGDAAAWPVQGLIRHFRPEIEERIAVRGGQVESKPARTAE, from the coding sequence ATGCTATCGCAAGAAAACCGTATTTTTACCAATCTCTACGGGTTTGACGATTGGGGACTTAAAGGAGCGCAAGCACGTGGCGATTGGGATAATACGTCTTACATTGTGGCTATGGGTTCTGAGCAGATTATTGATGCCGTCAAGGCATCCGGCTTGCGCGGGCGGGGCGGGGCAGGGTTCCCAACCGGTCTTAAGTGGTCATTTATGCCTAAGCAGACTGGAGAGCGGCCTCATTATCTGGTGGTGAATGCAGACGAGTCCGAGCCGGGTACCTGCAAAGATCGCGATATCATGCGTCACGAGCCTCACAAACTGATTGAGGGGTGTCTGATTGCGGGCGCTACTATGAATGCTCACACGGGTTACATCTACATACGTGGTGAGTTTGTCCGTGAGCGTGAGATATTAGAGGCCGCCATCGCTCAAGCTTATGAAGCGGGTTTGTTAGGGGTGAATGCAGCAGAATCGGGGTTTCATTTTGACCTTTATGTGCACCACGGAGCCGGGGCTTATATTTGCGGTGAAGAGACAGCCCTTCTGGAAAGTCTGGAGGGCAAAAAAGGAATGCCCCGTATGAAACCGCCATTTCCGGCTAATGTAGGGCTTTATGGGTGTCCGACCACTGTCAATAATGTTGAGAGTATTGCAGTTGTGCCTACTATTTTGCGCCGGGGCAGCGAATGGTTTGCCAGCCTTGGACGTCCCAATAACACGGGCACCAAGATATTTTGTATCTCAGGTCATGTGAATAGGCCTTGCAATGTAGAAGAGGAGATGGGTATTCCCCTTAAATTGCTGATTGAAGAACACGCTGGCGGCGTGCGGGGTGGTTGGGATAATCTGTTGGCGGTTATTCCCGGAGGCTCATCAGTACCTTTATTGCCCAAGAGTATTTGCGACCATGTGTATATGGATTTTGACTCGTTAAGTGACGTTCAATCGGGTCTTGGTACAGCAGCAGTAATTGTGATGGATAAAAGTACGGATATTATTAAGGCGGTTGCCCGCCTAGCTGCCTTCTATAAACATGAAAGTTGTGGTCAGTGTACGCCCTGCCGGGAGGGAACGGGTTGGATGTGGCGGGTTCTTGAGCGCATGGTGCGGGGTAAAGCTTCGGCATCGGAAATTGATTTGCTATTGGATGTCACCTATCAGGTAGAAGGGCATACGATTTGTGCTCTTGGAGATGCGGCTGCATGGCCGGTTCAGGGGTTAATCAGACATTTTCGTCCTGAGATTGAAGAAAGGATTGCAGTCCGTGGCGGGCAGGTTGAATCTAAACCTGCCCGGACGGCGGAATAG
- a CDS encoding NADH-quinone oxidoreductase subunit C: MDEALRELEEHLVNVLGERITQREIRHGELTAVTEASHIMSVLKFLRDDGMCRFTVLLDICGVDYPGRQRRFDIVYHLLSMTRNLRIRIKLPVGEGTMVPSVCSLFPTANWYEREAFDLYGVLFSNHPDLRRLLTDYGFEGHPLRKDFPLTGYVEVRYDDEQKRVVYGPVKLAQEYRNFDFMSPWEGMGGSIVR, translated from the coding sequence ATGGATGAGGCGTTAAGAGAACTTGAGGAGCACCTCGTTAATGTTTTAGGGGAACGGATTACGCAACGGGAAATAAGGCATGGCGAATTGACCGCTGTTACTGAGGCATCTCATATTATGAGCGTACTTAAGTTTTTGCGGGACGATGGGATGTGTCGGTTTACGGTTCTGCTGGATATATGTGGTGTGGATTATCCGGGTCGCCAACGACGTTTCGACATTGTCTATCATTTACTCAGCATGACCCGCAATTTAAGGATACGGATTAAATTGCCGGTTGGAGAAGGAACTATGGTTCCCAGTGTGTGTTCACTTTTTCCAACGGCAAACTGGTATGAGAGGGAGGCATTTGATTTGTATGGGGTGTTGTTTTCAAATCACCCTGATTTACGGCGTCTGCTGACGGATTATGGATTTGAGGGACATCCGTTGCGTAAGGATTTTCCCCTCACCGGTTATGTGGAAGTACGCTACGATGATGAACAAAAGCGGGTGGTGTATGGGCCGGTTAAATTAGCACAAGAATATAGAAACTTTGATTTCATGAGTCCCTGGGAAGGTATGGGGGGATCTATTGTCCGGTGA
- the nuoG gene encoding NADH-quinone oxidoreductase subunit NuoG, with protein MPKLTVDGIEVEVAEGETLLHACEEAGAEIPRFCYHERLSVAGNCRMCLVEVEKSPKPIASCAMPVADGMVVHTKTPTVIKARKGVMEFLLINHPLDCPICDQGGECDLQDQAMAYGVDTSRFGENKRAVEDKYMGPLVKTIMTRCIHCTRCVRFVAEVGGVDDLGAIGRGEDMEISTWLEKSINSELSGNIIDLCPVGALTAKPYAFTARPWELRKTETIDVMDAAGSNIRIDARGREVMRILPRVNDEVNEEWISDKTRFVWDGLKNQRLDQPYVRDDGVLRPTSWGEAFERIAHHAGRAKPDAIAALAGDMVCGESVKALKDLMVALGSPHRDCRQDGAKIGGNRANYLFNSTIAGIEKADALLLVGSNPRYEAPVINARLRKRWRSGPFPVSIIGGPFDLTYEASLLGAGPEALDYVVSGTHSFYEVLKRAERPMIILGMGALARADGAAVFNKAVALAHETGVISQDWNGFNVLHTAAGRVTGLDLGFLPGEGGRDTQQIIAAAQEGALDLVYLLGVDEIDMEDFDKTFVIYQGSHGDRGAHGADVILPGVAYTEKDAIWVNTEGRVQYGKRAVSPPGEAREDWRILRTLSEVLGHKLPYDTQASLRDSIIEDAPHFAFDGIITTPEHPVQPIPDTITASGLEPFVSPIVDFYFTNPIARASVTMSECSRVALEVLQDEQRKTAL; from the coding sequence ATGCCAAAACTTACCGTAGATGGCATAGAGGTTGAAGTTGCCGAAGGTGAGACGTTGCTTCACGCTTGTGAAGAGGCGGGCGCTGAGATACCCCGCTTTTGTTATCATGAACGTCTTTCGGTTGCCGGAAATTGCCGCATGTGTCTGGTGGAGGTTGAAAAATCCCCCAAGCCGATTGCCAGTTGCGCCATGCCTGTAGCAGACGGCATGGTGGTTCATACTAAAACGCCAACCGTTATTAAAGCCCGAAAGGGTGTGATGGAGTTTCTCCTGATTAATCACCCCTTAGATTGCCCTATATGCGACCAAGGCGGTGAGTGTGATTTGCAAGATCAAGCCATGGCCTACGGCGTTGATACCAGCCGTTTTGGAGAAAACAAGCGAGCGGTAGAAGATAAATATATGGGACCCTTGGTCAAGACCATTATGACGCGCTGTATTCATTGTACACGATGTGTACGTTTTGTTGCTGAAGTGGGAGGAGTGGATGATTTGGGTGCTATAGGTCGTGGTGAGGATATGGAGATTTCCACGTGGCTGGAGAAATCCATCAACTCAGAGTTATCCGGCAACATTATCGACCTTTGCCCTGTGGGAGCACTTACGGCTAAGCCTTATGCGTTTACGGCACGGCCTTGGGAGCTGCGCAAGACGGAAACCATTGATGTCATGGATGCAGCGGGTTCTAACATACGGATTGATGCCCGTGGCCGTGAGGTGATGCGTATTTTGCCCCGGGTCAATGATGAGGTAAATGAGGAGTGGATTTCTGACAAAACCCGATTTGTATGGGATGGTTTGAAAAACCAGCGTCTTGACCAACCCTATGTGCGGGATGATGGTGTTTTGCGGCCCACCAGTTGGGGAGAGGCTTTTGAGCGGATTGCACATCATGCAGGGCGAGCGAAACCTGATGCCATTGCGGCTTTAGCGGGCGATATGGTATGTGGCGAGTCTGTTAAGGCGTTAAAAGATCTGATGGTCGCTCTGGGTTCACCTCATCGGGATTGCCGTCAGGATGGTGCCAAAATTGGCGGTAACCGTGCCAATTATCTTTTTAATAGCACCATTGCCGGTATAGAAAAGGCAGATGCCTTGCTTTTAGTAGGTAGTAATCCCCGCTATGAAGCCCCTGTTATCAATGCGCGCCTTCGTAAGCGTTGGCGGTCCGGACCCTTTCCCGTGAGCATTATCGGGGGGCCGTTTGATCTAACTTATGAGGCGAGTTTGTTGGGGGCCGGACCGGAAGCATTGGACTATGTAGTTTCCGGCACACATTCTTTTTATGAAGTATTGAAGCGGGCCGAGCGCCCCATGATAATTTTAGGAATGGGTGCTCTGGCAAGAGCCGATGGAGCGGCCGTCTTTAATAAAGCAGTGGCCCTCGCTCATGAAACTGGCGTCATTAGTCAAGACTGGAACGGCTTTAATGTTCTGCATACGGCAGCGGGGCGGGTTACGGGCCTTGATTTAGGATTCTTACCGGGCGAAGGCGGGCGCGATACGCAACAGATTATTGCGGCTGCACAAGAGGGTGCTCTTGATCTGGTTTATCTGCTAGGCGTTGATGAAATTGACATGGAGGATTTTGACAAGACGTTTGTGATTTATCAAGGCAGTCATGGTGACAGAGGCGCCCATGGGGCAGATGTTATACTGCCAGGGGTTGCCTATACGGAAAAAGATGCCATCTGGGTAAACACTGAGGGCCGCGTTCAATATGGTAAACGTGCTGTTTCTCCCCCGGGAGAGGCGCGCGAAGACTGGCGTATCCTCCGTACCTTATCTGAGGTTCTGGGGCATAAATTGCCTTATGACACACAGGCATCACTACGAGATTCTATAATTGAGGATGCCCCTCATTTTGCTTTTGACGGGATTATTACAACACCGGAGCATCCCGTTCAGCCGATTCCTGACACAATCACCGCGTCAGGGTTAGAGCCTTTTGTGTCCCCCATAGTGGATTTTTATTTTACTAACCCTATAGCGCGGGCCAGTGTAACGATGTCTGAATGTAGCAGGGTTGCTCTAGAAGTGCTGCAGGACGAACAGCGCAAGACGGCGCTTTAA
- the nuoH gene encoding NADH-quinone oxidoreductase subunit NuoH: MIEFWTEYGLPLVWTIIHSLAVVVVLLVSLAFVMYADRKIWAAVQMRRGPNVVGPWGLLQSFADLLKYVFKEVVIPSRANRGVFLLAPFVTFFLAISAWAVIPANDGWAVADINVGVLYIFAISSLSVYGIIMGGWASNSKYPFLGALRSAAQMVSYEVSIGFVIITVLLCAGSLNLSEIVLAQKNVWFFIPLFPMFIVFFISALAETNRPPFDLPEAESELVAGFMVEYSSTPFLLFMIGELANVILMCALGTILFLGGWLPPVDIAPFNWLSGVGWFFLKVIFLFFMISMVKAIVPRYRYDQLMRLGWKVFLPLTLFYVIATAGVLVFFDILPA; this comes from the coding sequence ATGATTGAATTCTGGACAGAATATGGCTTGCCATTAGTTTGGACGATTATTCACAGTCTGGCTGTGGTTGTTGTCTTGTTAGTGTCGTTAGCCTTTGTTATGTATGCTGACCGTAAAATATGGGCGGCGGTTCAGATGCGGCGTGGGCCTAATGTTGTAGGGCCATGGGGGTTGCTGCAATCTTTTGCTGATCTTCTCAAATATGTCTTTAAGGAAGTCGTTATTCCGTCCAGAGCCAACAGAGGGGTCTTTTTGTTGGCCCCTTTTGTTACGTTCTTTCTGGCCATAAGCGCCTGGGCAGTTATCCCCGCTAATGACGGATGGGCTGTGGCCGATATCAATGTAGGCGTACTTTATATATTCGCTATTTCATCCCTATCCGTTTACGGCATTATTATGGGGGGTTGGGCATCCAATTCAAAGTATCCCTTTTTGGGAGCTTTGCGGTCGGCAGCGCAGATGGTGTCTTATGAAGTATCAATCGGCTTTGTTATTATCACTGTGTTGTTATGTGCAGGGTCATTAAACTTATCCGAAATTGTGCTGGCACAAAAAAACGTCTGGTTTTTTATTCCTCTCTTTCCAATGTTCATTGTGTTTTTTATTTCGGCTCTGGCAGAGACCAACCGTCCACCTTTTGACTTGCCTGAAGCCGAATCAGAACTTGTCGCAGGCTTTATGGTTGAATACTCCTCAACGCCATTTCTACTATTTATGATCGGAGAACTCGCTAACGTCATTTTAATGTGCGCCCTGGGAACTATTTTGTTTCTGGGGGGTTGGTTGCCACCCGTAGATATAGCTCCCTTTAATTGGTTATCCGGGGTGGGGTGGTTCTTTTTAAAGGTCATCTTTCTGTTTTTTATGATATCTATGGTAAAGGCCATCGTGCCCCGATATCGTTATGACCAGCTGATGCGTTTGGGGTGGAAGGTATTTTTACCCTTAACGTTATTTTATGTCATCGCTACGGCAGGTGTATTA